A window of Centroberyx gerrardi isolate f3 chromosome 6, fCenGer3.hap1.cur.20231027, whole genome shotgun sequence genomic DNA:
ctcaagggcacttcagcagggtggatgtttACCATCACTGGGGCTTGAACCTGTGTCATCTGGTTGAagaacagtctctctaaccactaaacCACACTGCTGTCCAGGCATTTAAAACATTtgtactgtctccactgtcgcACTATAAAATGCTATCATATTTAATAGTGCTGACTGTGGTATAATAAATAATGCAGCTCCTAATTGTCATCAGTCAACAAAAAGGGCAAATGTAACTTAACAGGTTATATAGCTCTAAGTCTGTCACAGTATGCCATTATAAACAATAAGCGCCGTGCACCAACATACCTTTTCGTCCCATTCGGCCATGTGTGGAGCCATTTCATTGGCTGCAAAGTCGAAGGCCACTTTCTGAAACTCCTTCTGTTCATCTGAGAGTCCATGAGCAGCTGTCAACAAAAAGTTGGGAATAGAAACATGCAAAACAATTTGTAGGATGATGTCTCTGCCTATTGGTTGTAACAGTTTGTCATTGCTGGCACTGAAGAAGTCACTTTAATTATTATATAAGACAAATATTTCAGCACTCCCAAATTTAATTTCCTGAACGCACAGATAAAGATTAATTATATGCAAACAGAATGGTCACACTTAGATAGCCCTTCCTGTCAGATTGGATTTGAATCAGCATGGTAATATCTTCTCCATATTATTGAACATGCACATTTTTTAGAAACAGATTTCTTTCAAATATCGCAGGGTGACAGTAGCCTAAGGTTACAGGTGCAGGCTAGTGACTAGAAGATCATGGCTTTAAATTCCCAGAATATTCTGGGTGGGGGAGGTGAACAAGAAacactctcttctccttcaACAAGTACTGTCAcagtgctcttgagcaaggcacttcacaCACAACAGTGGCCGACAATGGCAAACTGTAGTTGCAATTTGCAGttcccaagtgtgtgtgtgtgtatgtgtgtgtgtgtgtgtgtgtgtgtgtgtgtgtgtgtgtgtgtgtgtgtgtgtgtatgtgtgaatgtgtgtgtgtgactgtgactgtaTGAGTGCAAAGTAGAGCTTCGTTAAAGACAAATGCCTCCAGACTCAGCAAAAGTCCCTCTCAtccatagagagagaggagagagagagagaggagagagagaggcggtgaTAAGAAGGGGTGTGGACCAGACTGACCAATGAGAACTAAGTCCAATATTAAAGCACCGAATGAATGgtctgtgtttattttaacggtcaaatgtatttctgtttcGGCCAAAAGTTATAGGGACTCGATAACTGTAAAAGTTATTACCAAAAACCGTCCGTCTGCCGTTATATTTGTCAGATTCACCGTTGTCATTCAACTTACTTTAGCATTAGGCTACATAGCCTAGCTGTCATGTTTGCTAGCCGCTAAATTGTAGGACTTACGATCGATGCATGAAGCTATCCCGCGTCTCTGTGCGCTTCTGTTAAATATTAAACGGTGGTTCCTACAGATGCTGGAGCCCAGTCTGGCAACTCTTGCTAGAGATCCGACAGCCGCCATGTTTACCTCCACACTGCTGGGGTTATGGATGTTATGTCACAGCCACCCCGTCGCTGTAGGGAAATGTAGTTCTCTAAAAATGAAAACGGTAGGTGGGCGAGGActtaaatgaaatgaatcaaGAGTAAGACAAGGTCGGGTTAAAAGATATGTTAACGTGTGTTACATGGAAAGGCTGCCTGTTAACTGGAAAGTATAAAATAATACAGTTACACAACGCCACTGGGACTAACCGGTAAATAAATCAAGTGCACCACCAATCTCTGTTGATGTCACGTGTGTAGATTTTTTTCTACTGCGCGGGTTGGTGAGTTTTGATGGCTGACTACTGACTGCCCCTCTTTCAGGTATGAGTTATCACTGTTAATATAAGTTAGCCTACTAACTAGCTGCATTAGAGTTACCGTTTCTGTTAAACTGTAACCCACGTCTACATGCGTGGTTCAGGTATGCTGTGCAGAGATGCTCGGCTGTAATAACGTGCCATCTCCCACTAATGTTGCAAATAATGGTTATTCTGTAATCAGCTGAGTGCTGTTATCGGCCATGGATGAACATTACCTCTAAGACAAGATTCTATTCTAGATATTAGCTATTTTATCACGTCAAGGCAACATTACACATATAAAGCCCAGGACACAAAACTAAGAGGGTAAAATAAGCATACAGAGGGTGTCATGCCAGACAAATAAGTATTTCTATCTCAAAATGATAGGCCTATACACTGGATGCCACTATGGATTCCCCATAATGATAACGGCACTTGATATATAGGAGCCTTTCTCATATAAGCTCTGTTTTAAAATCTCCATTTATATCTGTTTAAAACTCCTAATAATTTGGAGGGTGTGTATTACAGCCTACATCACCCATGATGTACACAATCTCTTGTTTCCTTCACTATGAAAATATACAACACTTACATTTTGTCTTTAAATAAGTATATTTGTAAACACCACTCAtcttaatagtaataatacttTTGTCCATGCTCTTCTCTATTATGGGTGATGCTGAACGTTCAAAACATGGCTCTTTGTAGACTGTGAGAGATGGCACCAAAGAAAAGGACCAGGAGTACAAGAGCAGCAAAATCAGGTGAGGAAACTCAGAATAAAACAGGTCGACTGATCATTTTCTGGATCAGCGATAGAACTGAATGATGATTATTGCCTCAACATCACAGGAAAAGATGACCATGCAGTAAAGGAAGACAGTGAAATGGTGTCTGCTGTGGAGCCTGCTGCTCAAACCGTTCGGGGGAAGAGAAAAGCTTCAGCTTCTGATGCGACtggaaaacaggagagcacTAAAGGCGAAGCATCAGACGGTCGCCCGCAGTACTGTCACTGGCTGATGAAGTCTGAGCCCGAGAGCCGCTTCGAGAACGGAATCGACGTGAAGGTAACAGTGTAGAGACGGCCTCATCAGCACCTGATGACTGGATTatagccttttgtttttgcacaATCTTGCGGTTAATGCCTCTGGTTCATTCTGCAGTTTGGGATTGAGGATCTGAAGGCTCTGCCCGATCAGACTGGATGCTGGGATGGTGTCCGCAATTATCAGGTAGTGCCACTAGATTGACTCCCGTAATGAAAAGATGCTGACCTGAAATGAGCaacaacagaacaaaaacacaatcacaatAGCCTGAAGAGGCCTTTTTCAATCTTATTCTCCCCTGCCTCATGCAAATTATGCACCAGGGAACTGCCTTCAGCAAGAGAAAACAACACATACAATATGTTTTGTACGCTCTCGCTGGGAAAATGCATGTCTTCTAAATTGTGATTATCCTCTGCAGGCGCGCAACTTCATGAgggagatgaaagaagagcagCTGGCATTCTTCTACCACAGCAACTGCAAGGACCCTGGGGTAGCAGGAGTCATGAAAGTAAGACTGTCCTTCCCAGCTGGTAGTATCCTATCAGTATTAAAGCTACAGGCATGATATTTCAGCTGTATTTCCCTTTTCTAGATTGTGAAGGAAGCATATGTGGACCACACTCAGTTTGACAAGAAAGATGTCCATTTTGATGCATCCAGCAAACCAGATAACCCCAAATGGAGCATGGTAAAATAATTCAGGAATAACAACTAATGCAAACACATAAATCCAGCCTATTTCTAAAGCAggtatttttatatacattattaatactctCTGTATTAGTACATATTTGTCCTGTTTCCAGATATACTTTAGGTCACTGCTGGAAATTTGAGTGactaaatcattaaaaatgacaaaaattatccagctttgtttttcattattattgttattattaagaattgtatacctacttttgaaacacccaGTATTTTCATATTCACTGTTTACAGTTGTTGATAgaaattagggctgaacaattaatcgaaattttatcgaaatcgcagtatggcctactgcaattttcgcgcaatatttgttaaaggcaaaatgtgtgtcaaaataccattttaaatgaaatattgtcgtgctgcagagatgtcctggcctacacatcatattctacagacttaagaaaacatctttgtttggtacagatccccgcaaaaatcacaccataatcattttaatacgtttttcaatgaaaatgagaataatgatgtaaaaattatcattccctctaatatcgcaaatcatatcgcaattgcaatatcggtcaaaataatcgcaattagatattttttcaaaatcgttcagccctaacaGAAATCCAGATGATGGGGACTGAACTTGTTTTCTTTACTTGTCCTTTCTCAGGTTGACGTCCAGTATCAAAGAATGATGAAGCGTTTTGTTCCTCTGTCTGAGCTGAAGAAATACCACCTGCAGCACAAGACCAAAGGAGGGCCCCTGAAGGACTTGGCGCTCTTCACAAGGGCCCGGCTGTCTGTCCAGCCGCTCACCACTGGTACGTAGACAGCATGTGTAGTTCAGCCGGTGGAACATTTATGCACTGCTGCTGAGGTTTACCTAAACTaatatttgtctattttttaTGGTCTCACTCAGTAAATAGCGGTAGGCTAATTGTAAACACTGAGTCACACTCATTCTGCATTTTGCCTCCAGAGGAGTTTGACTTTGTCCTGAGTCTGGAGAACAAAGATCCGCTGTGAAGATTTGGACCAGGTGACGTTTCTGCTGATGATGCTTCATGATGTGGTGAAATTATGAAGCAGCAACCTACTGTACCATCAATCCAATGCTTATATGAAATCCAATTAGtttactatactgtactgttttgtttttcttgtgagAGTATTATTAAAAGTAATTTTGTCAAACTACGACCCATTTACTTATTTACCAACAATCATTTTGGCCATGTCAGGAGATCCACCATCTGACCAGtaaaatggggggggggggggggcaggtttgtgtgtgtgtgtgggggggccTGGTCCAGTCATATTCCTTGGCCATTATATGACCATGCATAGCAGTAATCAGACCTAATGGCTCCTATGGCTGTCTataccattacagatccaccgCTATGTTTAACATTTGGCAGgtcaaatgcaattttttttggccttttccaaatgtaaacatgTCCAGATATAGGAAAAATGATGAAAGACCACTCGTAAGACCATATTTCGTGTATCTCTTTGTGTTGGTCTCTGATAAAAGTGGTTTCCAAATGGCAGCCCTGCCATAAATACCAGCTTTCTCAAGTTTACGATGTGCAGGTTTTGTTGAGACTGTCACAGAGGTGTTGGTTTAATTCTGTGGTAGTTTTTGAGGCCGTAGATTTGTTTATCAGCTATCATATTAGCATCTGTCCCTGTAGTTGTGACCAGTCCTCCTGCTCTACAAATGCAGTTTGTTCATGTTTAGCCTACTGCCTGTTGTAATATTTGACACTGGTCCCCTTGCCACATTAAATCATTTTGTGGTTTTTGCAATTCAGAACCCAACTATTTGGCATCTTTGGAACTTTGTTACTCATGCAGAtttgaagaaataaaaatgGTGATTGCAATACCTCTTTGAAAGCTGGCACAGAGTGCTAAGTAGCAATCGACTTAATATGACTAACCTGCGTAGCTGTTTGTAATTATGACTTGGTCATTTCAATACAGAAGTACTTTTTTCATGTCCATTGTTTTGTCCTCCCACTCTATTTGAGTATATCATGTctgacatgcacacattcactcaGTTCTGCAGCCAAGTACAACCGAGTCTGAGGATTTACATTTGGcatcaatttatttgagttttgGGGACAAGGAATAATTGATTAGTAATTTGCAAAAGATAGATAGTTCTACTGTACTCTTCTCTGGTTAAAAGACTAAAATTATGTTAGAGGCAGGAGGATTTCATTTGCTAGATACACTTAGGCACAACTTTCAAGTCTCTAATGAAGAAGATACAGAAGACTTCATACTATCAGACCTTAAATACGAGCACTTAGACACCCTCCCCTAACACCACTGGAATGCTGAGGTAAAGCATATGAATATGACGGTCATTTTGTGGCACTGTGTGTACTGCATAATCAACGTACACAAGCTTGAACAGGGCACAGGATAACAGGTTTTCATAGCTGCTCTTATTTACAGAGAATTTCTGGGATAATACTTAAGCCCTGTCACtcaataaaaaggaaaaaaaaactaattccCATTCCAGTTTCCAATTCCACCATTTCTtttgtgcaaacacacacaaatacaaagaaaacaaactagtAATAATGTATTCAGCAAGATATAGCAGTGCAAAGTTATTTCAGATTTCTTGACCTTACAACAATGTTAGGAATGCATTTGATTAAATGTGGAATGTTGGAAATCCATTACATTTCCTTGAAACTCCATGACAATCCAGTTTCATAATCAAGAGTTAGATTAAAATGAATTTACCCCCAAAAGCGTTAGAATGTCGAGACAAACAAAAGGATGATCGCTTAAAAATGAAATTAGAGAATTTCTTGGGAAAGGTTTTTTACACAGGAGGAGGCCGTAACAGGTGATTAGTTTGAATCTCATAAAAAAATAAGTGTTAACGATGAAGGACAAGACCAGCAGCCCGCAGCCACCTGGAACGGCTCATGcaaactgttcttttttttttttttttgtagtcgTTGTTCACATGTATGTCggtctcccttcttcctccctttttcaGCAGCCGCGACAAACAAAGGAAGGCCGCTTCATCTGACGTTGTGGGTTAAACGGGTGCCTCCGCCGTTTTCCGCCGCGGACACCGATGCGGCCTTCGGAGAGGAGACTGGAGGGCGGCGGCTTCTACCCGCTCTCCTCCTTGGCGGCCTGTTCCAGTGCGCTCTCTGAGGCGGCGGAGCCCTCGAACCTCTGGGCGCCGATGGTGGCCTGGTGGGACATGCTCTTCCTCACCAcgtctcctttcctccacaGTGTGATTTCCTTTAAGAAGAAATGGGAAGATGAGCAGTGAAAAGAAGCGATTCAACGTTTCAGACTTTACTAGCAGGGTTGGGGTCCATTCATTAATGGAATTGAATGCAAGGTCAATTCCAATTCGATTCCTGCAGTTAGAATTGGAATTgtacccagctctaaggaaacagaattggaactTGAATtggaattccattaaattccacttctaagagaggttgttttgacttgctaaacattctAAAGCAAACATTATGCATCCAAAAatgacagttaaacaaatcaaatacattcaatcataatgtatgtattacgattacatgttatacttcaaataccacctgaaaggttcctttaacattttatgatattcagtattgataatatatataacaatatgtgtcatc
This region includes:
- the thyn1 gene encoding thymocyte nuclear protein 1; this encodes MAPKKRTRSTRAAKSGKDDHAVKEDSEMVSAVEPAAQTVRGKRKASASDATGKQESTKGEASDGRPQYCHWLMKSEPESRFENGIDVKFGIEDLKALPDQTGCWDGVRNYQARNFMREMKEEQLAFFYHSNCKDPGVAGVMKIVKEAYVDHTQFDKKDVHFDASSKPDNPKWSMVDVQYQRMMKRFVPLSELKKYHLQHKTKGGPLKDLALFTRARLSVQPLTTEEFDFVLSLENKDPL